The Salvia miltiorrhiza cultivar Shanhuang (shh) chromosome 1, IMPLAD_Smil_shh, whole genome shotgun sequence genome has a window encoding:
- the LOC131015005 gene encoding uncharacterized protein LOC131015005 isoform X1: MSSSAAVDTEADLVCELDSVRGVVDALCSVRWKRFQDALVELSEHGIVIIVEETGCLQAKVYLQRELFIKYDYRATGRPRFGVSLGLFIDCLNTFSVPGRSNILELCYPGPDMQLMLRSVDSPDACIYAEIRTRIPETISWDYNFEPAGSTPLSFTVKSAALKEAIDDLEWPGASIQIALQPAPPSVIFRGEGHGDLQVCFLLAYHAQLLITLAEVLRRALVRYKYKFLRATTSNIPASVLKDNRGSKATIGRGGMLKIQHLVSVAKPSIPHAHIDSAGYQQPSRVAYIEFFVKPEVEEENVDDA; encoded by the exons ATGAGCTCGTCAGCGGCGGTAGATACCGAGGCAGACTTGGTCTGCGAACTGGACAGCGTACGAGGCGTTGTAGATGCCCTCTGCTCCGTTCGGTGGAAGCGCTTTCAA GACGCTCTCGTTGAATTATCTGAACACGGTATAGTCATAATCGTCGAGGAAACCGGCTGTCTTCAGGCCAAGGTTTACTTACAACGCGAG TTATTTATCAAATATGATTACCGGGCGACCGGCCGGCCACGATTCGGGGTTAGCTTGGGGCTCTTTATTGATTGCCTTAATACATTTTCAGTCCCCGGCCGCTCCAACATTCTTGAGCTCTGCTATCCAGGGCCCGATATGCAACTCATGCTCCG ATCTGTTGATTCTCCAGATGCCTGCATTTATGCAGAGATAAGGACAAGGATTCCAGAGACAATCTCATGGGACTACAACTTTGAGCCTGCAGGAAGCACTCCTCTTAGTTTCACGGTTAAA TCTGCAGCTCTAAAGGAAGCTATTGATGATCTTGAATGGCCCGGGGCTAGCATTCAAATAGCGTTACAGCCAGCGCCCCCGTCCGTCATCTTCAGGGGTGAAGGCCATGGGGACCTGCAG GTTTGTTTCCTGTTAGCCTATCATGCGCAGCTGCTCATCACTCTTGCTGAAGTGCTTCGTCGTGCCTTGGTCAGGTACAAATACAAGTTCCTGCGAGCAACAACTTCAAACATACCGGCTAGTGTTTTAAAAGACAATCGAGGGAGCAAGGCGACAATTGGCAGAGGTGGCATGCTCAAAATTCAGCACCTTGTTTCAGTGGCCAAGCCCTCCATTCCCCATGCCCACATCGACTCGGCTGGTTATCAGCAGCCCAGTCGCGTTGCTTATATTGAGTTCTTTGTGAAGCCAGAGGTAGAAGAAGAGAATGTAGATGATGCTTAG
- the LOC131015005 gene encoding uncharacterized protein LOC131015005 isoform X2, with product MSSSAAVDTEADLVCELDSVRGVVDALCSVRWKRFQDALVELSEHGIVIIVEETGCLQAKVYLQRELFIKYDYRATGRPRFGVSLGLFIDCLNTFSVPGRSNILELCYPGPDMQLMLRSVDSPDACIYAEIRTRIPETISWDYNFEPAGSTPLSFTVKSAALKEAIDDLEWPGASIQIALQPAPPSVIFRGEGHGDLQIDFNYYANTDLLIAFSCDRQVSHRYKYKFLRATTSNIPASVLKDNRGSKATIGRGGMLKIQHLVSVAKPSIPHAHIDSAGYQQPSRVAYIEFFVKPEVEEENVDDA from the exons ATGAGCTCGTCAGCGGCGGTAGATACCGAGGCAGACTTGGTCTGCGAACTGGACAGCGTACGAGGCGTTGTAGATGCCCTCTGCTCCGTTCGGTGGAAGCGCTTTCAA GACGCTCTCGTTGAATTATCTGAACACGGTATAGTCATAATCGTCGAGGAAACCGGCTGTCTTCAGGCCAAGGTTTACTTACAACGCGAG TTATTTATCAAATATGATTACCGGGCGACCGGCCGGCCACGATTCGGGGTTAGCTTGGGGCTCTTTATTGATTGCCTTAATACATTTTCAGTCCCCGGCCGCTCCAACATTCTTGAGCTCTGCTATCCAGGGCCCGATATGCAACTCATGCTCCG ATCTGTTGATTCTCCAGATGCCTGCATTTATGCAGAGATAAGGACAAGGATTCCAGAGACAATCTCATGGGACTACAACTTTGAGCCTGCAGGAAGCACTCCTCTTAGTTTCACGGTTAAA TCTGCAGCTCTAAAGGAAGCTATTGATGATCTTGAATGGCCCGGGGCTAGCATTCAAATAGCGTTACAGCCAGCGCCCCCGTCCGTCATCTTCAGGGGTGAAGGCCATGGGGACCTGCAG ATAGATTTCAATTACTATGCCAATACAGACCTTCTGATTGCATTCAGTTGTGATCGACAAGTTTCACACAG GTACAAATACAAGTTCCTGCGAGCAACAACTTCAAACATACCGGCTAGTGTTTTAAAAGACAATCGAGGGAGCAAGGCGACAATTGGCAGAGGTGGCATGCTCAAAATTCAGCACCTTGTTTCAGTGGCCAAGCCCTCCATTCCCCATGCCCACATCGACTCGGCTGGTTATCAGCAGCCCAGTCGCGTTGCTTATATTGAGTTCTTTGTGAAGCCAGAGGTAGAAGAAGAGAATGTAGATGATGCTTAG
- the LOC131015000 gene encoding uncharacterized protein LOC131015000, whose protein sequence is MSSTRGAYRGRRHNSKQNWTVRSLVDRHSSETSSSPESCSSLHRKRPQDQGDTNWNQQHEGSSSEPQLVPNSGGVDGKEEASASAGEKASNSHNDEIHEDEIVKRLEELRFSAEELELTEALLSINKQLQEDELLAMESIYGDKFVILENQSGMKYFQAHIHVEVPKELLVTAKVITSSTFHQDRDGNSSDFSYSFQVEFLPPIILTCLLPKSYPSDCPPYFTISVQWLGSAKISDLCRKLDSIWLEQAGQEVIYQWLEWLHGCTLSYLGFDDNIILGPYGVKNDGDRRAISGSVSPDVDIPTIKSYNDEERHENLCKNFQECSICLSEFAGTEFIRLPCQHFFCGKCLKTFSDMHIMEGTVLKLQCPEAKCGGMIPPGLLKRLLGKEEFEHWESLMLEKTLESMTDVVYCPRCETPCVEDKDDHAQCSKCYYSFCTLCREKRHVGVECMSPEMKLAILQDRQNSTSMKGEQRRREADMINQILSMKEIHRFAKQCPSCKMAISRTEGCNKMVCDNCGQYFCYRCNQAISGYDHFRSGTCELFPAEEIQRWDAEMNGRQIVGQIQAQMFTNHGHSCPNCGQQNVKVGNNNHVFCWACQNHYCYLCKKMVRRSSEHYGPKGCKQHTVE, encoded by the exons ATGTCTTCTACGAGAGGAGCCTATAGAGGTAGGAGGCATAATTCAAAGCAGAACTGGACTGTTAGATCCCTTGTTGATCGCCACTCCAGTGAAACCTCTTCATCACCAGAATCCTGCTCCAGTTTGCATCGAAAACGCCCTCAGGATCAAGGAGATACGAATTGGAACCAACAGCATGAGGGTTCTAGCTCAGAACCTCAACTTGTTCCAAATTCCGGCGGTGTAGATGGAAAAGAAGAGGCTTCTGCATCTGCTGGTGAAAAGGCTTCGAATTCGCACAATGATGAAATTCATGAGGATGAGATTGTTAAACGTTTAGAGGAGCTCAGGTTTAGCGCCGAAGAGCTTGAGTTGACAGAGGCGCTGCTTAGCATCAATAAACAGCTGCAGGAAGATGAG CTACTAGCTATGGAATCTATTTATGGAGATAAATTTGTCATTTTAGAGAACCAGAGTGGCATGAAATATTTTCAG GCTCACATTCATGTTGAAGTGCCTAAAGAACTTCTTGTCACTGCAAAGGTTATTACCTCGTCTACTTTCCATCAGGACAGAGACGGTAATTCTTCAGATTTCTCATACTCTTTCCAAGTCGAGTTTCTGCCACCAATTATATTGACATGCTTATTACCTAAGTCATACCCAAGCGACTGCCCTCCGTACTTTACTATATCTGTGCAGTGGTTGGGATCTGCCAAAATTTCTGATCTCTGTCGCAAGCTTGATTCGATTTGGCTAGAGCAGGCTGGACAGGAGGTTATATACCAATGGTTGGAGTGGTTACATGGTTGTACCCTCTCGTATCTTGGTTTTGACGATAATATCATTCTTGGACCATACGGTGTAAAAAATGATGGAGATAGGAGGGCGATTTCAGGAAGTGTCTCCCCTGATGTTGATATACCTACAATAAAGAGTTACAATGATGAAGAGCGCCATGAAAATTTGTGCAAAAACTTTCAAGAATGTAGCATCTGTTTAAGCGAGTTTGCTg GTACAGAGTTCATTAGATTGCCTTGTCAGCACTTCTTTTGCGGGAAATGCTTAAAAACTTTTTCTGATATGCACATAATGGAAGGAACAGTACTGAAACTTCAATGTCCAGAAGCAAAATGTGGGGGTATGATCCCACCTGGATTACTTAAACGATTACTAGGAAAAGAAGAGTTTGAACACTGGGAGTCCTTGATGTTAGAGAAAACACTGGAATCAATGACTGATGTTGTCTACTGCCCAAGATGTGAAACCCCTTGTGTAGAGGATAAAGACGACCATGCACAGTGCTCAAAGTGCTACTACAGCTTCTGCACACTTTGCAGGGAGAAGCGTCATGTTGGAGTTGAATGTATGTCACCAGAGATGAAACTAGCTATTTTGCAG GATCGACAAAATTCAACTTCAATGAAAGGAGAGCAAAGGCGCCGTGAGGCAGATATGATTAATCAGATTCTTAGTATGAAGGAGATCCATCGGTTTGCGAAACAATGCCCTTCTTGTAAGATGGCTATATCTCGAACTGAAGGTTGCAATAAGATGGTTTGTGATAATTGTGGGCAATACTTCTGCTACCGGTGTAATCAGGCAATATCTGGATATGACCATTTCAG GTCTGGGACTTGTGAACTTTTTCCAGCAGAAGAAATTCAGAGGTGGGATGCTGAGATGAATGGTCGCCAAATTGTTGGTCAGATTCAAGCACAGATGTTTACTAATCATGGTCATTCATGCCCTAATTGTGGTCAGCAAAATGTGAAG GTGGGGAACAACAATCACGTCTTCTGTTGGGCTTGCCAAAACCATTATTGCTACTTGTGTAAGAAGATGGTGCGACGTAGTTCGGAGCACTATGGCCCCAAGGGCTGCAAGCAGCACACGGTCGAATAA